TTTTCCAGATTTTTCATAAAAGTTGGAAGGaagcttcatcagagaaaataactttgcaccagtcttctgctgtctaatccttgtacttcctgcagaatttgAGTCTGTCCTTCAagtttttcttggagagaagtggcttcctTGCTGCCctttgtccaaaagtcttggcctcactgtgcatGTAGATGCTCTCACACCGACCTGCTGCCGTTCATGAGCAAGCTCTTCACTGCTGGTGACACGATTCTGTATCTGACTCCTCATGAGGAGACAGTCCTGGCGCTTGCTGGACACTGGTACGTCTTCACTTAAGTCGAACCTCTCTTCTTGAAGTTCTAGATGATCCAGGAAATGGTTCTTTTAGGTGtaatattctttgtagcaatttccttgAATGTGAGGCCATTGTGATCCACAGTGATGAAGGCTGCACACAtttctttggaggtaaccattgTTAACAAGATCACAATGATTGGAAGCGcttcttccctccttttatagcaatcagtctgctcttacaatatcattagtatgatagtgattACACCTGACTAGTACTCactcacactttcacatgtgctgctgatatgattagtcaattaatgttagctgATCATTTGGTGTCAGGATCAAAAAacagttaaatacattttttattcttatgAAAAGTACATTTTTTGGCCATTGAAGCTTtaagtaataatttaaaattgctctacacaataatctagaaacaatgtgaatgaacacctttgcaaaacacaaaattgatGTTGCTACCAAAACTTGCCAtgactgtatatttatatataatgttatagaAAGAGGGTTATAGCCCTGCAGGCCTCGAGTGAATTCTTCTTCCTGCTGGGGTCCAGCTCAAGTCTGTGGTTGTAACCGCTTGGCCGTGGCACTTCCTCTGTGCTTAAACTCTCTCAGACTGGAGTGGTCCTCCTGTTGGCCGCATCTTTGAAGTCCTTAGCGTTGGAGTTGTGAGCCTGCAAAAACTCCCTCTCGGAGTTCAGCAAGGCACCCATTGCCGCCTTGGAGGGATCCCTGGACAGGGTGTACATGGAGATGTCTGCTGCAGCGGGGCCCGTGTACCCGCTCTTGCCCATGGGCGAAGCGTCACGTGAGGCAGGCTCGCTGGAGCGGCAGCTGGAGCGCCGGCGGAATCGGTAGCGGTAGCTGGGGATGCGACTGAAGGCCGACTTCTTGATCAGCTCGGTGCGGGACTTGGCGCGCTGCTTCCGGTGTTTCTCAATGAACATGTGCACGGCGAGCACGCCCACCATCTCGGCCATTATGAAGGACAGTGCGCCGAAGTAGAAGGACCAGCCGTATGAGTAACTCTTCTTCGAATCGCTCTGGCCAGGGTCGCCCGAATTGGCGGATATGTACACGATAATGCCGATGATGTTACTTAGGCCTGCGTGAGGAGTAACAGCAGAGGAGAGggcaagagagaaaaaagagagagagaaagttatGGCTCAGCACGCAGCTGTGGCTCATCATTCCGTATCATTACACAAGAATGCATCACTTATCAGCCATGTGGAACACAGATAAAAAGAAcaattgaaacattttaattcgcTTTTTATCTTCGCAATTATATTTAAGGGTAAATAATTAGCAGGTTGCTGTCGAATATTTAGATCATAACCAATAGGACGAGACGATTCCAAGGACTTTGTTGTGTACAAAGCAATGCTCTGTAATTGGCAGCGCGTTCGCTGCAATCATGAGGACTGATTCATCATAATTCAATTGTAACGGAGGGAGTTGGGCTCATTTGTGTGCTCATGAGGCCCTAATGGGGTCTTCTCTAAATATTTGACCAACATGCAGTTCTGTTTGAGGATCCCCCGTCTGTCACCCTTTCCCAGGCCAGAACTGCAGCAGTGGGTCAATATGCTGGCCTGCTGTTTGTTTACACTGCTCGAGCCGGCCCATCCATTTCCTTTGTCAATAACCAGAGTTAATCTGGCAAGTCAACACAGATCTGCGCAGTCTACGGGGAGGACGACATCCTAACCTTTCTGTGAACTAATCCATTCTAGACATGCTGTATTCTGAACCCAAATATATTCTCTGTCTTGTGGGGAAACCCTGGTTCGGACAACTGAATGAGGTTCGGAAAGATGGAAATATGCTAAAGCTAAAAAAACAGGCTGAGCATGCTTGCGCTGATGCAGAAGGTTTAATCCCTTACCAGCAGAGACAAAGAAGATTCCAGCACTGAGGATGACATTGTGTCTGCTCCTGTAAAACTCACTGGCAGCCACACACAAACCTCCCATGAACAGAAGCCCAACGCTCATGATGGGGAAGATGCTGGACGCTCTCACAGCTCCTGAGGGAGATACAAGAAACCCAACCACATTAGTGTTACTATAAATAGTACAGAGGGAAACTCGCTATATAAAGAGAAAATATTTGAATGTGAATGACAGATCGAATTCAAAGGTCCATTTATGCTTATATTGATTATTTAGAAAACAGGGCATTGGGTGCTAGTTGGATGCAAACTGTACTAAAATAAACCATATACTGCATCTACGATGCAAACACCTGTCCACCAACTACTGTTTATCagtgcacaacacacacacatgccaaatattatccttacaaaaaaaaaaaaatcaaaagaaaaaatactttATGTAGTTGTGAATCTCTGTAAGTGGTAACATCTTAATTCACTTATTTTATTCAAGTAAAACTCACTATATGATCCTAGAGACTAACAAAAACTGGGTAGAAATACCTCCTTACAGTAATAATGTTTCTTTCTTGctcaacaacatttatttgatcaaaaattcagcaaaacagaaacattgtaaaatattgttacaatttaaattaactgtttgagTATATTGTAAATTGTCATTTTATTCCTGCAACGGTAAAGCTGTACTTTCAGcatcatcttcagtgtcacatgatccttcagaaatcattagctgtattttcagcatcatcttcagtgtcacatgatccttcagaaatcattctgatatgctgatttgctgctgaagaaa
The nucleotide sequence above comes from Carassius gibelio isolate Cgi1373 ecotype wild population from Czech Republic chromosome B3, carGib1.2-hapl.c, whole genome shotgun sequence. Encoded proteins:
- the LOC127952906 gene encoding voltage-dependent calcium channel gamma-3 subunit, which encodes MLMCDRGVQMLITTVGAFAAFSLMTIAVGTDYWLYSRGVCRAKSNNENETSRKNEEVMTHSGLWRTCCLEGTFRGVCKKIDHFPEDADYEQDAAEYLLRAVRASSIFPIMSVGLLFMGGLCVAASEFYRSRHNVILSAGIFFVSAGLSNIIGIIVYISANSGDPGQSDSKKSYSYGWSFYFGALSFIMAEMVGVLAVHMFIEKHRKQRAKSRTELIKKSAFSRIPSYRYRFRRRSSCRSSEPASRDASPMGKSGYTGPAAADISMYTLSRDPSKAAMGALLNSEREFLQAHNSNAKDFKDAANRRTTPV